A genomic region of Pristiophorus japonicus isolate sPriJap1 chromosome 20, sPriJap1.hap1, whole genome shotgun sequence contains the following coding sequences:
- the LOC139232597 gene encoding zinc finger protein 271-like codes for MEAKSSVDSGEKPYTCSVCGRGFSRSSGLAKHKRSHTGEKPWKCRECGKGFNFPSELETHRYYHTGERPFSCSMCGKGFTQSCDLLIHQRVHTGERPFTCSECGKGFVSSSCRLRHQLVHTKMRPFKCSDCEKSFKSKKALLTHQQVHSEERPFICSVCRRGFTSSSHLLKHQNIHTNMGPFKCSVCEKSFKSKNHLVTHERVHTGERPFICSKCGKGFSCSSQLLRHQLVHTNMRPFKCSDCENSFKSKKNLLIHQRLHSAERPFTCSECGKGFTNSTSLLTHHRVHTGERPFTCSECGKGFTNSTSLLTHHRVHTAERPFICSECGKGFTNSTSLLTHQRVHTGERPFTCSECGKGFTNSTHLLRHQLVHTNVRPFKCSDCEMRFKSKTVLLKHQQVHAEERPFTCSECGKGFTCSSHLQTHHRLHSEERAFTCSVCEKKFACSSSLTEHQLVHTDKRPFKCSNCEKSFKSKRVLLTHQRTHTGEWPFTCSVCGKGFISNSQLLRHQCTHTGERPFTCSVCGKGFAHPYNLLRHQRVHK; via the coding sequence atggaagcaaaaagcagtgttgacagcggggagaaaccgtacacgtgttctgtgtgtggacgaggattcagccgatcctctggcctggcgaaacacaaacgcagtcacactggggaaaaACCATGGAAATGtagggaatgtgggaaaggattcaatttcccatctgagctggaaactcatcgatattatcacaccggggagaggccgttcagctgctccatgtgtgggaagggattcactcagtcatgtgacctgctgatacaccagcgagttcacactggggagaggccgttcacctgctccgagtgtgggaagggattcgtttCTTCATCCTGCCGACTgagacaccaacttgttcacacaaaaatgagaccttttaaatgttctgactgtgagaagagctttaaaagcaaaaaggcTCTACTGACACACCAGCAGGTTCActctgaggagaggccgttcatctgctccgtgtgtagGAGGGGATTCACTTCTTCATCTCACCTACTGAAACACCAGAATATTCACACCAACATggggccttttaaatgttctgtctgtgagaagagctttaaaagcaaaaacCATCTGGTTACACatgagcgagttcatactggggagaggccgttcatctgctccaagtgtgggaagggattcagttgttCATCCCAGTTGCTgagacaccagcttgttcacaccaacatgagaccttttaaatgttctgactgtgagaatagctttaaaagtaaaaagaatctgctgatacaccagcgacttcattctgcggagagaccattcacctgctccgagtgtgggaagggattcacaaattCAACCAGCCTCCTGACACACCaccgggttcacactggggagagaccgttcacctgctccgagtgtgggaagggattcacaaattCAACCAGCCTCCTGACACACCACCGGGTTCACACtgcggagaggccattcatctgctccgagtgtgggaagggattcacaaattCAACCAGCCTCctgacacaccagcgggttcacactggggagagaccgttcacctgctccgagtgtgggaagggattcacaaattCAACCCACCTACTGAGACACCAACTGGTTCACACCAATgtgagaccgtttaaatgttctgactgtgagatgaGATTTAAAAGCAAAACGGTTTTGCTGAAACACCAGCAAGTTCATGCTgaggagaggccatttacctgctcagagtgtgggaagggattcacttgttcatctcacCTTCAGACACACCATCGACTTCACTCTGAGGAGAgggcattcacctgctccgtgtgtgagaagaAATTTGCTTGTTCATCCAGCCTCACGGAACATCAACTTgttcacactgataagagaccttttaaatgttcgaattgtgagaagagctttaaaagcaaaagggttctgctgacacaccagcgcactcacactggggagtggccgttcacctgctccgtgtgtgggaagggattcatcagTAACTCCCAACTTCTGAGACACCagtgcactcacactggggagaggccgttcacctgctccgtatgtgggaagggattcgctcatcCGTACAacttgctgagacaccagcgagttcacaagtga